Proteins encoded by one window of Melanotaenia boesemani isolate fMelBoe1 chromosome 10, fMelBoe1.pri, whole genome shotgun sequence:
- the hyal6 gene encoding hyaluronoglucosaminidase 6 — protein sequence MGVKVQVSGDQMKPARAPLIPHRPFVVVWNAPTESCRLRFKVDLDLSIFDIVANLNETLSGPNVTIFYHSHLGHYPYYSSSGVAVNGGLPQNQSISKHLSKARADIDKLIPHKDFRGLGVIDWENWRPQWVRNWGSKDIYRKKSKEQIRKLHPNWPESKVEKVAKESFERAGQGFMNLTLALAKARRPDGLWGFYLFPDCYNYGYKQHPQRYTGECPNVEHVRNDHLMWLWKESTALYPSIYLDYELKSSPNTVKFVHYRVKEAMRIASITRMDFTLPVFVYSRPFYAYTFVMLSENDLVHTIGESAALGASGVILWGSSEYARSERNCLTVKKYIDGPLGHYVINVTSAAKLCSKALCKKNGRCVRKSLNSGVYLHLNPLFFHIHRNPTPRGHRFHVRGHLNSHDILDMKHKFTCQCYQGWTGVYCEIPQAPSPPLPPPPPQPVVPLPHPWGNSLLADILLLLSLHFSCLCIITFLGLCLTIKCLIL from the exons ATGGGAGTAAAGGTCCAAGTCAGTGGTGACCAGATGAAGCCTGCCAGAGCACCTCTGATCCCTCATCGACCTTTTGTTGTAGTGTGGAATGCTCCTACAGAGTCATGTCGCCTTAGATTCAAGGTGGACCTAGACCTGAGCATTTTTGACATTGTGGCGAACCTCAATGAAACCTTAAGTGGACCAAACGTCACCATATTTTACCACAGCCATCTGGGACACTACCCATACTACTCCAGCTCTGGGGTTGCTGTTAATGGTGGACTGCCTCAGAACCAGAGCATTTCCAAACATCTGAGCAAGGCCCGTGCTGACATTGACAAGTTGATCCCTCACAAGGATTTCCGTGGTCTAGGTGTTATTGACTGGGAGAACTGGAGGCCACAATGGGTCCGAAATTGGGGTTCCAAAGACATCTACCGCAAAAAGTCCAAGGAACAAATCCGAAAACTTCACCCAAACTGGCCAGAAAGCAAAGTAGAAAAGGTGGCCAAAGAAAGTTTTGAGAGGGCTGGACAAGGCTTCATGAATCTGACCTTGGCACTGGCTAAAGCTCGCAGGCCAGATGGGCTCTGGGGGTTTTACCTGTTCCCAGACTGCTACAACTATGGATACAAGCAGCACCCACAACGCTACACTGGGGAATGCCCTAATGTTGAACACGTCCGCAATGACCATCTGATGTGGCTCTGGAAGGAGAGTACAGCCCTCTACCCATCGATCTACCTGGATTATGAGCTAAAGTCTTCCCCAAACACTGTCAAGTTTGTCCACTATCGAGTTAAAGAAGCCATGAGGATTGCATCCATCACTCGTATGGACTTCACACTGCCTGTCTTTGTCTACTCCCGACCGTTTTATGCTTACACATTTGTTATGCTTTCAGAG AATGACCTGGTTCATACTATTGGAGAAAGTGCCGCCTTGGGAGCATCAGGCGTCATCCTCTGGGGATCATCGGAGTATGCTCGATCAgag AGGAACTGCCTGACTGTGAAGAAGTACATTGATGGTCCACTGGGTCATTATGTCATCAACGTCACATCAGCagcaaaactctgcagcaaagCACTTTGTAAGAAGAACGGCAGATGTGTCCGCAAGAGCTTAAACTCAGGAGTTTACCTGCATCTGAACCCACTTTTCTTTCACATCCACCGTAACCCAACACCCAGGGGCCATCGTTTCCATGTCAGAGGTCACCTAAACAGCCATGATATCCTGGACATGAAGCACAAGTTCACCTGTCAGTGCTACCAGGGCTGGACAGGAGTTTACTGTGAGATCCCCCAAGCTCcttcccctcctcttcctcctccaccacctcagcCTGTTGTCCCACTGCCTCATCCTTGGGGCAACAGCCTTCTGGCAGACATCCTGCTTCTCCTCTCCCTACATTTCTCCTGTTTGTGCATCATCACATTTCTGGGACTGTGTCTGACAATCAAGTGTCTCATACTGTAG